Proteins found in one Amycolatopsis aidingensis genomic segment:
- a CDS encoding SDR family oxidoreductase, whose translation MSTELPGAGVVVTGGAGGIGSALARRFAAEGARVGVADLDPQACQAVADEIGGVPLPGDVASEGGVQALVEAAREALGSIDVFCANAGVAPTGGPEAAEDAWAGAWEVNVMAHVRAARLLLPDWLDRGRGHFLAVVSAAGLLTSLGSAPYSVSKHGALAFAEWLAATYRHRGITVQAVCPQGVRTRMLADTGPAGQLIMGESAIAPEQVADSVLEAWPDGRFLVLPHPEVADYYAARATQNERWLGGMNKLQRKIEDALG comes from the coding sequence GTGAGCACCGAACTGCCCGGCGCCGGTGTGGTGGTCACCGGTGGGGCGGGCGGGATCGGTTCGGCGCTGGCCCGCCGGTTCGCCGCGGAGGGCGCCAGGGTGGGCGTCGCCGACCTCGATCCGCAGGCCTGCCAGGCGGTGGCCGATGAGATCGGCGGGGTGCCGCTGCCCGGCGACGTCGCGAGCGAGGGCGGGGTGCAGGCGCTGGTCGAGGCCGCACGGGAGGCGCTCGGCTCGATCGATGTCTTCTGCGCGAACGCCGGGGTGGCGCCCACCGGTGGTCCCGAAGCGGCCGAGGACGCCTGGGCCGGTGCCTGGGAGGTCAACGTGATGGCGCATGTCCGTGCGGCCAGGCTGCTGCTGCCGGACTGGCTGGACCGCGGGCGCGGGCACTTCCTCGCCGTCGTGTCCGCCGCCGGCCTGCTGACCAGCCTCGGCTCCGCCCCGTACTCGGTGTCCAAGCACGGCGCGCTGGCCTTCGCGGAGTGGCTGGCCGCGACCTACCGGCACCGGGGCATCACCGTGCAGGCCGTCTGCCCGCAGGGGGTGCGCACCCGGATGCTCGCCGACACCGGCCCGGCCGGCCAGCTGATCATGGGGGAGTCCGCCATCGCCCCGGAGCAGGTCGCCGACAGTGTCCTGGAGGCCTGGCCGGACGGGCGTTTCCTGGTGCTGCCGCATCCGGAGGTCGCCGACTACTACGCGGCCAGGGCAACCCAGAACGAGCGCTGGCTCGGCGGGATGAACAAGCTGCAGCGCAAGATCGAGGACGCGCTCGGGTGA
- a CDS encoding aminotransferase-like domain-containing protein, translated as MAGEMDRFRDGATLANLLGDWTAGPGPLYRKLADALGRAAEEGALRSGERLPSERELATVLAVSRATVVGAYDELRAREVLERRQGSGTRVNGKVRSVRSDGRVQGGRAGVIFQRLIDGPGPLISLACAAEQGDPAVTETLAEVVREDMPDLLADPGYHPSGLPVLRAAIAEHYTRLGLPTGPEQVLVTTGAQQALVLVAEVYLRTTAPVVVESPSWPACLDIFRSAHAELVPVPLDEEGIEERQLAAALAGSAPALLYVMPTYHNPTGIQMSAARRRRVAELAARHGVTMLEDNAYAGIALREEPGPSPLPLAAYAPAGAEAITVASLGKAVWGGLRIGWVRGPAGIIERCARRKALADLGSPVIDQALAARLLPRLDELAAARAAIQRERRTMLEGLLRERLPDWSWRSPDGGSSLWVALPDGDADVFAQLALRHGVEVVPGSATDFTGAHDNYLRIPFTLEPALLSEMVTRLARAWTELRRHGPRDSRPLRPII; from the coding sequence ATGGCGGGTGAAATGGATCGTTTTCGAGACGGGGCGACGCTGGCGAACCTCCTCGGCGACTGGACCGCCGGGCCGGGACCGCTGTACCGCAAGCTGGCCGACGCGCTCGGCCGGGCCGCCGAGGAGGGCGCGCTGCGCAGCGGCGAGCGGCTGCCCTCGGAACGGGAGCTGGCCACCGTGCTGGCCGTGAGCAGGGCGACCGTGGTCGGCGCCTATGACGAGCTGCGCGCGCGAGAGGTACTCGAACGGCGGCAGGGCAGCGGCACCAGGGTGAACGGGAAGGTGCGTTCGGTGCGCAGCGATGGCCGGGTGCAGGGCGGCCGCGCCGGGGTGATCTTCCAGCGGCTCATCGACGGGCCCGGTCCACTGATCTCATTGGCCTGTGCCGCCGAGCAGGGCGACCCCGCGGTGACCGAGACCCTCGCCGAGGTCGTGCGGGAGGACATGCCGGATCTGCTCGCCGACCCCGGATACCACCCCAGTGGCCTGCCCGTGCTGCGCGCGGCGATCGCCGAGCACTACACCCGGCTCGGCCTGCCGACCGGCCCGGAACAGGTACTGGTCACCACGGGCGCGCAGCAGGCCCTGGTGCTGGTCGCCGAGGTGTACCTGCGTACCACCGCCCCGGTGGTGGTCGAGTCGCCGAGCTGGCCGGCCTGCCTGGACATCTTCCGCTCCGCGCACGCCGAGCTGGTCCCGGTTCCGCTGGACGAGGAGGGGATCGAGGAGCGGCAGCTGGCCGCGGCCCTGGCCGGGAGCGCCCCGGCGCTGCTGTACGTGATGCCGACCTACCACAACCCCACCGGCATCCAGATGTCGGCGGCCCGGCGCAGGCGGGTGGCCGAGCTCGCCGCCCGGCACGGGGTCACCATGCTGGAGGACAACGCCTATGCGGGGATCGCGCTGCGGGAGGAACCCGGGCCCAGCCCGCTACCGCTGGCCGCGTACGCCCCCGCGGGCGCCGAGGCGATCACCGTGGCCTCACTCGGCAAGGCGGTGTGGGGCGGGCTGCGGATCGGCTGGGTACGCGGGCCGGCCGGGATCATCGAACGGTGCGCCCGTCGCAAGGCGCTCGCCGACCTCGGCAGCCCGGTGATCGACCAGGCGCTGGCCGCCCGGCTGCTGCCACGCCTGGACGAGCTGGCCGCGGCGCGGGCGGCGATCCAGCGGGAACGCCGGACGATGCTGGAAGGGCTGCTGCGCGAGCGGCTGCCCGACTGGAGCTGGCGCAGCCCGGACGGTGGCTCCTCGCTGTGGGTCGCGCTGCCCGATGGTGACGCCGATGTGTTCGCCCAGCTCGCGCTCCGGCACGGGGTGGAGGTGGTCCCCGGCTCGGCGACCGACTTCACCGGGGCACACGACAACTACCTGCGGATCCCGTTCACTCTCGAGCCGGCCCTGCTTTCGGAGATGGTGACTCGTCTCGCGCGGGCCTGGACCGAGCTGCGCAGGCACGGTCCACGGGACAGCAGGCCGTTGCGGCCGATTATCTAA
- a CDS encoding TetR/AcrR family transcriptional regulator: METGNGQGATGSAVGEGEQADSASAVPRRLLAVATRLFAEQGFDRTSVQEIVTAAGVTKGALYHYFGSKDDLLSEIYGRVLREQTERLEKFAVTAAPLRERLASAASDVVVSSIANLDDTKIFMESMHQLAPEKQRAVRAERRRYHERFRGLIEEGQRTGEFRTDKPAEVIVDFFFGAVHHLAAWYRRDGELSAQQVGDHFADLLMSSLRPVS, encoded by the coding sequence ATGGAAACCGGTAACGGGCAAGGGGCAACGGGGTCCGCGGTGGGTGAGGGCGAGCAGGCCGACAGCGCGAGCGCGGTGCCGCGCAGGCTGCTCGCGGTCGCCACGCGACTGTTCGCCGAGCAGGGTTTCGACCGCACCTCGGTGCAGGAGATCGTGACGGCCGCCGGCGTCACCAAGGGCGCGCTGTACCACTACTTCGGTTCCAAGGACGACCTGCTGTCCGAGATCTACGGCCGGGTACTGCGGGAACAGACCGAACGGCTGGAGAAGTTCGCCGTCACCGCGGCACCGCTGCGCGAACGGCTGGCCTCCGCCGCGTCCGATGTGGTGGTCAGCAGCATCGCGAACCTGGACGACACCAAGATCTTCATGGAGTCGATGCACCAGCTGGCCCCGGAGAAGCAACGTGCCGTGCGCGCGGAGCGGCGCCGCTACCACGAGCGGTTCCGCGGGCTGATCGAGGAAGGCCAGCGGACCGGGGAGTTCCGCACCGACAAGCCCGCCGAGGTGATCGTCGACTTCTTCTTCGGCGCCGTGCACCATCTGGCGGCCTGGTACCGGCGGGACGGCGAGCTGTCCGCCCAGCAGGTCGGCGACCACTTCGCCGACCTGCTGATGAGCTCACTGCGCCCGGTGAGCTGA
- a CDS encoding haloacid dehalogenase type II, whose amino-acid sequence MPEPEIDALVFDVLGTLVDEPAGIRAGIRALDPALDEAGVERLLSLWQQHVECEQRRVRAGDRSYLSSDLLDREAAQLVAEAAGAEDPAAVATLARSGRRLPPWPDTAAGLARLAERFPLIGLSNASRTALLDLNAHAGLRWHQALSAEDARSYKPDPAVYQLAVAASGRPPERLLMVAAHAWDLRGAQELGLRTAYVPRPVGDPPTAADRFDLHADDLADLAGRLGK is encoded by the coding sequence ATGCCCGAGCCGGAGATCGATGCCCTCGTGTTCGACGTGCTCGGCACCCTGGTCGACGAACCCGCCGGTATCCGCGCCGGCATCCGCGCACTCGATCCGGCACTCGACGAGGCCGGGGTCGAGCGGCTGTTGTCGCTGTGGCAGCAGCATGTCGAGTGCGAGCAGCGGCGCGTCCGCGCAGGCGACCGGTCCTACCTGAGCAGCGACCTGCTCGACCGGGAGGCCGCCCAGCTCGTCGCCGAGGCCGCCGGAGCCGAGGACCCGGCCGCCGTGGCCACGCTGGCCCGGTCGGGTCGCCGACTCCCACCATGGCCGGACACCGCGGCAGGGCTCGCCCGGCTCGCCGAGCGGTTCCCGCTGATCGGGCTCTCCAACGCGAGCCGGACGGCGCTGCTGGACCTCAACGCCCACGCCGGGCTGCGCTGGCACCAGGCTCTCTCCGCGGAGGACGCCCGGAGCTACAAGCCGGACCCTGCGGTCTACCAGCTGGCCGTCGCCGCCTCCGGGCGGCCGCCGGAGCGGTTGCTGATGGTCGCCGCCCACGCCTGGGACCTGCGCGGAGCCCAGGAACTCGGCCTGCGCACCGCCTACGTGCCCCGCCCCGTCGGCGATCCGCCCACCGCCGCGGACCGGTTCGACCTGCACGCCGACGACCTGGCCGACCTGGCAGGCCGGCTCGGGAAGTAG
- a CDS encoding CGNR zinc finger domain-containing protein, which translates to MQVALEDYAWAAGVGTELANTTAEVWRGEDHLPDPAAVVAFADLHGGHSGAEGVPGALPELARRAGTADLHAVHALRTTVRDLIDRPERDRLIAGATALTLPARGATLAPDPAQRNRTRWAVALPAGATIAEALSVVCGLGILGVVQVLGEQRFRRCGAPTCRGVFIDTTRPGRRRYCMPGLCGNRINVANHRARRAAARDRRTGSA; encoded by the coding sequence ATGCAAGTAGCACTGGAGGACTACGCCTGGGCGGCGGGCGTCGGGACCGAACTGGCCAACACCACCGCCGAGGTCTGGCGCGGCGAGGACCACCTGCCCGACCCGGCCGCCGTCGTCGCGTTCGCCGACCTGCACGGCGGCCACTCCGGTGCCGAGGGGGTTCCCGGCGCGCTGCCGGAACTCGCCCGCCGGGCGGGTACCGCCGACCTGCATGCCGTGCACGCACTGCGGACGACCGTGCGCGACCTGATCGATCGCCCCGAACGCGACCGGCTCATCGCCGGTGCCACCGCGCTCACCTTGCCCGCCCGTGGTGCCACCCTGGCCCCCGATCCCGCGCAGCGGAACCGGACGCGGTGGGCCGTCGCGCTACCTGCGGGGGCAACCATCGCCGAGGCCCTCTCGGTGGTCTGCGGCCTCGGCATCCTCGGGGTGGTGCAGGTCCTTGGCGAGCAGCGATTCCGCCGGTGCGGTGCCCCCACCTGCCGGGGCGTGTTCATCGACACCACCCGGCCGGGTCGCCGCCGCTACTGCATGCCCGGCCTGTGCGGTAACCGCATCAACGTCGCCAACCACCGGGCCCGCCGGGCCGCGGCCCGCGACCGGCGCACCGGCTCCGCGTAG
- a CDS encoding alpha/beta fold hydrolase codes for MAEFVLVAGAWLGGWAWDEVVPPLRAGGHGAHPLTLSGLADKRGLPAGQQTHVQDIVDEVERRELREVVLVGHSYAGIPVGQAGMRIGDRLARVVFVDSNIPADGESFVSPWPEGRAMVEASIAETGGFWAPLAAADYAGQDLTEEQITRIVGGSTPHPGATLTEPAVLERPLGELPATYVKCLLDGQQPNPDVAEVLATSRRWRLVTMNTGHWPMFSRPRELARILVEAAGTDAA; via the coding sequence ATGGCGGAATTCGTACTGGTGGCGGGCGCCTGGCTGGGCGGATGGGCCTGGGACGAGGTGGTGCCGCCGCTGCGCGCGGGCGGGCACGGTGCCCACCCACTGACCCTGTCCGGCCTGGCGGACAAGCGCGGTCTGCCCGCCGGGCAGCAGACGCACGTGCAGGACATCGTCGACGAGGTCGAGCGGCGGGAGCTGCGCGAGGTCGTGCTGGTCGGGCACAGCTACGCGGGTATCCCGGTCGGCCAGGCCGGGATGCGGATCGGCGACCGGCTGGCCAGGGTGGTGTTCGTCGACTCCAACATCCCGGCCGACGGCGAGTCGTTCGTATCGCCGTGGCCGGAGGGCAGGGCGATGGTGGAAGCCTCGATCGCGGAGACCGGTGGCTTCTGGGCGCCGCTGGCCGCGGCGGACTACGCGGGCCAGGACCTCACCGAGGAGCAGATCACCCGGATCGTCGGCGGTTCCACCCCGCACCCCGGGGCGACCCTCACCGAACCCGCCGTGCTGGAGCGCCCGCTCGGCGAGCTGCCCGCGACCTATGTCAAGTGCCTGCTCGACGGCCAGCAGCCGAACCCGGACGTGGCCGAGGTGCTGGCCACCAGCCGACGCTGGCGACTGGTCACCATGAACACCGGCCACTGGCCCATGTTCTCCCGGCCACGGGAACTGGCCCGGATCCTGGTGGAGGCGGCAGGGACGGACGCCGCCTGA
- a CDS encoding acyl-CoA dehydrogenase family protein: MEGPPAMTGTPDLLYSDVETDLRASVRDLLTDHGDPAALLARVESGEPYDLKLWRTLAGDLGAAGLLVPESLGGQGASARETALVLEELGRGLAPVPFLGSAVLATCALLHTDTTQQPVAELLGRLASGAAIGCLAVPLSAMPGTGFPTGVRATAEGRLTGRIGTVADATVAETLVVPAAGPDGAGLYLVETRAAGVTVAEAVPLDLTRRLADVTLEDAPARRVAGQDTAAAAVRAALLAGAALLASEQLGLAQWCLDETVAYVKQRYQFGRPVGSFQAVKHRLAEVYLHLVSARAAARAAADTLARDDTDLPVTAAVAQAYCAPAAVHAAEECIQLHGGIGMTWEHPAHLYLKRAKADELALGTPAKHRRILAGLVDLPG, from the coding sequence ATGGAAGGACCTCCCGCGATGACCGGCACCCCCGACCTGCTCTACTCCGATGTGGAGACCGACCTGCGGGCCAGCGTCCGCGACCTGCTCACCGACCACGGCGACCCGGCCGCGCTGCTGGCGCGGGTGGAAAGCGGCGAACCGTACGACCTGAAGCTGTGGCGCACCCTGGCAGGCGACCTCGGTGCCGCCGGGCTGCTGGTGCCGGAGAGCCTCGGCGGGCAGGGCGCGTCGGCAAGGGAGACCGCGCTGGTACTGGAAGAGCTGGGCCGCGGCCTGGCTCCGGTGCCGTTCCTCGGCAGCGCCGTACTGGCCACCTGCGCGCTGCTGCACACCGACACCACCCAGCAGCCCGTCGCCGAGCTGCTGGGGCGGCTCGCCTCCGGTGCGGCGATCGGCTGCCTCGCGGTCCCGCTGTCCGCCATGCCGGGCACCGGCTTCCCCACCGGCGTCCGCGCGACCGCGGAGGGGCGGCTGACCGGCCGGATCGGTACCGTCGCGGACGCCACCGTGGCCGAGACCCTGGTGGTACCGGCCGCGGGCCCGGACGGCGCGGGGCTGTACCTGGTCGAGACCCGGGCCGCGGGGGTCACGGTGGCCGAGGCGGTGCCGCTGGACCTCACCCGCCGGCTCGCCGACGTGACGCTGGAGGACGCCCCGGCTCGCCGGGTGGCAGGCCAGGACACCGCGGCGGCGGCAGTGCGGGCCGCCCTGCTCGCCGGGGCCGCGCTGCTGGCCTCGGAGCAGCTCGGCCTTGCCCAGTGGTGCCTGGACGAGACCGTCGCCTATGTCAAGCAGCGATACCAGTTCGGCCGCCCGGTCGGTTCCTTCCAGGCCGTCAAGCACCGGCTCGCCGAGGTGTACCTGCACCTGGTCTCCGCCCGCGCCGCGGCCCGCGCCGCCGCGGACACGCTGGCCAGGGACGACACGGATCTCCCCGTGACCGCTGCGGTGGCACAGGCCTACTGCGCACCCGCCGCCGTGCACGCCGCCGAGGAGTGCATCCAGCTGCACGGCGGGATCGGCATGACCTGGGAACACCCCGCACACCTCTATCTGAAACGCGCCAAGGCCGACGAGCTCGCGCTCGGCACGCCCGCCAAGCACCGCCGCATCCTCGCCGGGCTGGTCGACCTGCCCGGCTGA
- a CDS encoding acyl-CoA dehydrogenase family protein produces MSTVDSEGDAEDLRSRVREFLREHDHTVMEPLDFLRARFDAGLAWVHFPAGLGGIGAPRAAQAVVDAEFEAAGAPDNNPRRIGIGLGMAAPTILQFGTEEQQRRFLRPLWTGEEVWCQLFSEPGAGSDLAALGTRAVRDGSDWVVEGQKVWTSGAHVARWAILVTRTDPEVPKHQGMTYFVCDMTAPGVEVRPLRQITGEAEFNEVFLNGVRIPDAQRLGEIGDGWRVAQATLMNERVAIGGRPTPREGGMVGVVAQTWRERPELRTPELHDRLLRLWVEAEAARLAGDRLRQQLAVGRPGPEGSAMKLAFARLSQELSALEVELLGEEGLRYDDWTLRRPDLVDFTGREAGYRYLRAKGNSIEGGTSEVLRNIIAERVLGLPTEPRADKDVAWKDLPR; encoded by the coding sequence ATGTCCACAGTAGACTCCGAAGGAGATGCCGAGGACCTGCGCTCGCGGGTGCGGGAGTTCCTGCGCGAGCACGACCACACCGTGATGGAGCCGCTGGACTTCCTCCGGGCCAGGTTCGACGCCGGGCTGGCCTGGGTGCACTTCCCCGCCGGGCTGGGCGGGATCGGTGCCCCGCGGGCGGCGCAGGCGGTGGTGGACGCGGAGTTCGAGGCGGCGGGGGCGCCGGACAACAACCCGCGGCGGATCGGGATCGGGCTCGGCATGGCCGCGCCGACGATCCTGCAGTTCGGCACCGAGGAGCAGCAACGACGCTTCCTCCGTCCGTTGTGGACCGGCGAGGAGGTGTGGTGCCAGTTGTTCTCCGAGCCGGGCGCGGGCTCGGACCTGGCCGCGCTGGGTACGCGCGCCGTGCGGGACGGCTCGGACTGGGTGGTGGAAGGACAGAAGGTATGGACCTCGGGTGCGCATGTCGCGCGCTGGGCCATCCTGGTCACCCGCACCGATCCGGAGGTGCCCAAGCACCAGGGCATGACCTACTTCGTCTGCGATATGACCGCACCCGGGGTGGAGGTCCGGCCGCTGCGCCAGATCACCGGCGAGGCCGAGTTCAACGAGGTGTTCCTCAACGGCGTGCGGATCCCGGACGCCCAGCGGCTCGGCGAGATCGGCGACGGCTGGCGGGTGGCGCAGGCGACGTTGATGAACGAGCGGGTCGCCATCGGCGGCAGGCCGACGCCGCGGGAGGGCGGCATGGTCGGCGTGGTGGCGCAGACCTGGCGGGAACGCCCGGAGCTGCGGACTCCCGAGCTGCATGACCGCCTGCTGCGGCTGTGGGTGGAGGCGGAGGCGGCCCGGCTGGCCGGGGACCGGCTGCGGCAGCAGCTCGCCGTCGGCAGGCCGGGGCCGGAGGGTTCGGCGATGAAACTGGCCTTCGCCCGGCTGAGCCAGGAGCTGTCCGCGCTGGAGGTCGAGCTGCTGGGCGAGGAGGGGCTGCGCTACGACGACTGGACCCTGCGCAGGCCGGACCTCGTCGACTTCACCGGGCGCGAGGCCGGGTACCGCTACCTGCGGGCGAAGGGCAACTCGATCGAGGGTGGCACCTCCGAGGTGCTGCGCAACATCATCGCCGAGCGCGTACTGGGCCTGCCCACCGAACCGCGCGCGGACAAGGACGTGGCATGGAAGGACCTCCCGCGATGA
- a CDS encoding acyl-CoA dehydrogenase family protein, whose protein sequence is MDFAFDSKTEELRTRLLAFMDEHVYPAEPVFAEQLAQREDPWAGVPIVAELQAEARRRGLWNFFLPGEHGGGLTNLQYAPLAEITGRSPQLAPSALNCAAPDTGNMEVLAMFGTERQRQQWLRPLLDAEIRSAFAMTEPDVASSDARNIATRIERDGDSYVINGRKWYISGAMNPDCRILIVMGKTDPEAEPHRQQSMVLVPRDTPGVRIKRGMRVFGYSDGDHGGHAEIEFDNVRVPAENLVGEEGGGFAIAQARLGPGRIHHCMRLIGMAERAIELMCRRAVGRTAFGKPLARQGVIQDWIAESRVRVEQLRLLVLKTAWLMDTVGNQGAHTEIQSIKIATPASVEWILDKAIQLHGAGGVSQDFPLAELWAAARMLRLADGPDEVHKRSLARRELSQYLPKEA, encoded by the coding sequence ATGGATTTCGCGTTCGACAGCAAGACCGAGGAGTTGCGCACGCGGCTGCTCGCCTTCATGGACGAGCACGTCTACCCGGCCGAGCCGGTGTTCGCCGAGCAGCTCGCGCAGCGGGAGGATCCGTGGGCGGGGGTGCCGATCGTGGCCGAGTTGCAGGCCGAGGCACGCCGCAGGGGGCTGTGGAACTTCTTCCTTCCCGGCGAGCACGGCGGCGGGCTGACCAACCTGCAGTACGCGCCGCTGGCCGAGATCACCGGCCGCAGCCCGCAGCTCGCGCCGAGCGCGCTGAACTGCGCCGCCCCGGACACCGGGAACATGGAAGTGCTCGCGATGTTCGGCACCGAGCGGCAGCGACAGCAGTGGCTGCGCCCGCTGCTGGATGCCGAGATCCGCTCGGCCTTCGCGATGACCGAGCCGGACGTGGCCTCCTCGGACGCACGCAACATCGCCACCCGGATCGAACGGGACGGCGACTCCTACGTGATCAACGGCCGCAAGTGGTACATCTCCGGCGCGATGAACCCGGACTGCCGGATCCTCATCGTGATGGGTAAGACCGACCCCGAGGCCGAACCACACCGGCAGCAGAGCATGGTGCTGGTGCCGAGGGACACCCCCGGGGTGCGGATCAAGCGCGGGATGCGGGTCTTCGGCTACTCCGACGGCGACCACGGCGGCCACGCCGAGATCGAGTTCGACAACGTCCGGGTGCCGGCGGAGAACCTGGTGGGCGAGGAGGGCGGTGGCTTCGCCATCGCGCAGGCCCGGCTCGGCCCCGGCCGGATCCACCACTGCATGCGGCTGATCGGGATGGCCGAGCGGGCCATCGAGCTGATGTGCCGCCGGGCCGTCGGGCGCACCGCCTTCGGTAAACCACTGGCCCGGCAGGGCGTTATCCAGGACTGGATCGCCGAGTCCAGGGTGCGGGTGGAGCAGTTGCGCCTGCTGGTGCTGAAGACCGCCTGGCTGATGGACACCGTGGGCAACCAGGGCGCGCACACCGAGATCCAGTCGATCAAGATCGCCACCCCGGCCTCGGTCGAGTGGATCCTGGACAAGGCGATCCAGCTGCACGGCGCGGGCGGGGTCAGCCAGGACTTCCCGCTCGCCGAGCTCTGGGCGGCCGCCAGGATGCTCCGCCTTGCCGACGGTCCCGACGAGGTGCACAAGCGCTCGCTGGCCCGCCGGGAACTCAGCCAGTACCTGCCGAAGGAGGCCTGA
- a CDS encoding phosphotransferase family protein yields the protein MTDTGPPGLDLARLRAHLDERLPGLAAGPLRAEVVAGGRSNLTYVVTDGASRWVLRRPPLGHVLPTAHDMSREHRVISALHSTAVPVPRTLLLCAEDEVLGAPFYLMELVPGTPYRTEAELSALGAERTRSIGLALVDTLVELHAVDPGAVGLADFGRPDGFLHRQLRRWKKQLDGSRSRELPGIDRLHDRLAAAVPDSPAPAIVHGDYRLDNVLMDERDRITAVLDWEMSTLGDPLTDLALMVAYAQRETLGLTFVANPSGAPGYPDVPDIVQRYAERSGRDVSGLSWYVGLAFFKLAVILEGIYYRYREGQTVGAGFEQAGEGVFPLIDRGNEILGERTG from the coding sequence ATGACGGATACCGGCCCGCCAGGCCTCGACCTGGCCAGGCTACGAGCGCATCTGGACGAACGGCTACCCGGCCTTGCCGCAGGGCCGCTGCGGGCCGAGGTCGTGGCGGGCGGCCGGTCCAACCTCACCTACGTGGTCACCGACGGTGCGAGCCGGTGGGTGCTGCGCAGGCCGCCGCTGGGGCATGTACTGCCGACCGCGCACGACATGTCCCGGGAGCACCGGGTGATCTCCGCCCTGCATTCGACCGCCGTCCCGGTGCCGCGCACCCTGCTGCTGTGCGCCGAGGATGAGGTACTCGGCGCCCCGTTCTACCTAATGGAGCTGGTGCCTGGCACCCCGTACCGCACCGAGGCCGAGCTGTCCGCACTCGGCGCGGAACGCACGAGGTCGATCGGGCTGGCGCTGGTGGACACCCTGGTCGAGTTGCACGCGGTCGATCCGGGCGCGGTGGGGCTGGCCGATTTCGGCCGTCCGGACGGCTTCCTGCACCGGCAGCTGCGCCGGTGGAAGAAGCAGCTGGACGGCTCGCGCAGCCGGGAGCTGCCAGGGATCGACCGGCTGCACGACCGGCTGGCCGCGGCCGTACCGGACTCCCCCGCACCGGCGATCGTGCACGGCGACTACCGGCTGGACAACGTGCTGATGGACGAGCGGGACCGGATCACGGCGGTGCTGGACTGGGAGATGTCCACCCTCGGCGATCCACTGACCGATCTCGCCCTGATGGTGGCCTATGCCCAGCGGGAGACGCTGGGACTGACCTTCGTGGCCAACCCCAGCGGCGCGCCGGGCTATCCGGACGTGCCGGACATCGTGCAGCGCTACGCCGAGCGATCCGGCCGGGACGTCTCCGGGCTGAGCTGGTACGTAGGCCTGGCGTTCTTCAAGCTGGCGGTGATCCTCGAGGGTATCTACTACCGCTACCGCGAGGGCCAGACCGTCGGTGCGGGTTTCGAGCAGGCGGGCGAGGGCGTGTTCCCGCTGATCGACCGTGGCAACGAGATCCTCGGCGAAAGGACTGGATGA
- a CDS encoding MaoC family dehydratase, with the protein MRVFSGLDSFAAAVGERLGHSDWHTITQEQVNLFAEATGDHQWIHLDTERAASGPFGGTIAHGYLTLSLIPMLGKEIYQVDNLAMGINYGLNKVRFPQPVRVGSRVRATADLTEVTEAAQGAVQAVVRWTIEIEGEDKPACVAETVARLHA; encoded by the coding sequence ATGCGCGTTTTCTCCGGCCTGGACTCCTTCGCCGCCGCGGTCGGCGAGCGGCTCGGGCACAGCGATTGGCACACCATCACCCAGGAACAGGTGAACCTGTTCGCCGAGGCCACCGGCGACCACCAGTGGATCCACCTGGACACCGAACGCGCCGCCAGCGGGCCGTTCGGCGGCACCATCGCGCACGGCTACCTGACCCTGTCCCTGATTCCCATGCTGGGTAAGGAGATCTACCAGGTCGACAACCTGGCCATGGGGATCAACTACGGGCTGAACAAGGTGCGGTTCCCGCAGCCGGTGCGGGTCGGTTCCCGGGTCCGGGCCACCGCCGACCTGACCGAGGTCACCGAGGCCGCGCAGGGTGCCGTCCAGGCCGTCGTGCGGTGGACGATCGAGATCGAGGGCGAGGACAAACCGGCCTGCGTGGCCGAGACCGTCGCCCGGCTGCATGCCTGA